From Desulfurobacteriaceae bacterium, one genomic window encodes:
- a CDS encoding RluA family pseudouridine synthase: MEVVVDKEKKGMRLDQFLASIVDISRSQAKHLIEDGEVSINGKIVKKPSYKVKEGETVAFEIPEPVPLDLEPEDIPLDIVYEDEDVIVINKPAGLVVHPAPGHYSGTLVNALLHHVKDFQGINGTLRPGIVHRLDKDTAGLLVVAKNDLAQQSLIEQFKSRTVGRFYKALIFGIPRKDYDRIVVPIGRDKFDRKKFSPNTTSPKEAITNYWVLEKFENHNISLIKCKLETGRTHQIRVHMSYLGYPLLGDKTYGFKPSRIKDENLRNLIEEMGMHALCAYYLSFKHPRTGKVLEFEVPLPEGMERVIEYLRGDGQ, translated from the coding sequence ATGGAAGTAGTAGTTGATAAAGAGAAAAAAGGAATGAGACTTGACCAATTTTTGGCAAGTATTGTGGATATATCCCGCTCCCAAGCAAAACATCTTATAGAAGACGGAGAAGTCAGCATTAATGGAAAAATTGTTAAAAAACCTTCCTATAAAGTTAAAGAAGGAGAAACCGTTGCCTTTGAAATTCCGGAGCCTGTTCCTTTGGACTTAGAACCTGAAGATATACCTTTAGACATTGTTTATGAAGATGAAGACGTAATTGTTATTAATAAACCGGCTGGGCTTGTTGTTCATCCGGCTCCGGGACATTACAGTGGAACACTTGTAAATGCCCTTTTACACCACGTTAAAGATTTCCAAGGAATAAATGGAACGCTCCGTCCTGGAATTGTTCATAGACTAGACAAAGACACAGCAGGGCTTTTGGTTGTTGCTAAAAACGACTTAGCCCAACAGTCTTTAATAGAACAGTTTAAAAGTAGAACTGTTGGGAGGTTCTACAAGGCTTTAATCTTTGGAATTCCGAGAAAGGATTACGATAGAATAGTTGTTCCAATAGGTAGAGATAAATTTGACAGAAAAAAGTTTTCTCCTAACACAACTTCTCCAAAAGAGGCTATTACCAACTATTGGGTTTTAGAAAAGTTTGAAAATCACAATATTTCTTTAATAAAGTGCAAACTTGAAACGGGAAGAACACACCAAATAAGAGTCCATATGTCTTACTTGGGGTATCCTTTGCTTGGAGATAAAACTTACGGTTTTAAACCTTCCCGTATAAAGGACGAGAATTTAAGGAATCTCATAGAAGAAATGGGAATGCACGCCCTCTGTGCGTATTACCTTTCCTTCAAACATCCGAGAACGGGGAAGGTTTTAGAGTTTGAAGTTCCTCTTCCAGAAGGGATGGAGAGGGTTATTGAGTATTTGAGGGGGGATGGACAGTAA
- a CDS encoding ankyrin repeat domain-containing protein, translating into MRKLLGFFLALEIVAVFPLSTFNTSHMAKADTVRVDRKTKKEFFKAVKEGDVEKVKEILRRGVPVDIKDKFGWTPLFHAVDLNNYKLVKLLVNHGANVNEKDYFDFSPLHQAAIRNNLPIAKLLVEHGANVNAKDKYGYTPLHVATIYNSYRVAKFLIDKGANVNAKDSYGNTPLHYCATTKGSQRLAKLLLLKGADPNMKNNRGKTPLDLANSVKNHVVSKVIVDFLKNKQTQGK; encoded by the coding sequence ATGAGAAAACTTTTAGGCTTTTTTCTTGCACTGGAAATTGTGGCTGTATTTCCACTATCCACTTTTAATACTTCACACATGGCAAAAGCTGATACTGTAAGAGTTGATAGGAAAACAAAAAAGGAGTTTTTTAAAGCTGTAAAAGAGGGAGATGTTGAGAAAGTAAAAGAAATCTTAAGGAGAGGAGTTCCAGTAGACATAAAGGACAAATTTGGGTGGACACCACTTTTTCACGCTGTTGACCTTAATAACTATAAGCTTGTAAAGCTTCTAGTAAATCACGGTGCAAATGTAAACGAAAAAGATTACTTTGATTTTTCTCCTTTACATCAAGCGGCTATCAGAAACAATTTGCCGATAGCAAAACTTCTCGTAGAGCATGGGGCCAACGTTAACGCAAAAGACAAGTATGGATATACACCTTTACACGTGGCGACCATTTACAATAGCTATAGGGTAGCGAAGTTTTTAATAGATAAAGGAGCAAATGTTAATGCTAAAGATAGTTACGGGAATACTCCCTTACACTACTGTGCAACGACAAAAGGAAGTCAAAGATTAGCTAAACTTTTACTTTTAAAGGGTGCAGATCCGAATATGAAGAACAATAGAGGAAAAACACCTTTGGATCTTGCAAATAGTGTTAAAAACCATGTTGTTTCGAAAGTTATTGTTGATTTCCTGAAAAATAAACAAACCCAAGGAAAGTAA
- the yacG gene encoding DNA gyrase inhibitor YacG, translating to MRKIVCPNCKKEATWEGNPYRPFCSEKCKLADLSKWLNEEYRVESCGVQSGKEENRE from the coding sequence ATGAGAAAGATTGTTTGCCCAAATTGCAAAAAGGAAGCGACTTGGGAAGGTAATCCTTACCGTCCGTTTTGTAGTGAAAAATGTAAGCTTGCCGACCTTTCAAAGTGGCTAAACGAAGAATACAGAGTAGAGTCTTGCGGGGTTCAAAGTGGCAAAGAAGAAAACAGAGAGTAA
- a CDS encoding DEAD/DEAH box helicase, which produces MCGDVGYGKTEVAMRAAMKAVSAGKQVALIAPTTILVDQHYRTFRKRFKGFPVKIEAISRFKTKKEQKEILERLKKGEIDIIIGTHRLTQDDVEFKNLGLLIIDEEHRFGVKTKEKLTKMKKNLDVLYLSATPIPRTLYSALSGFRDISVIETPPPGRRGTKVVVSKYSDKILKTAIERELERNGQVFIVQNDIDELEPLKEKIETMFPDVPIDIVHGQMKADKIERVMHNFFEGKIKILISTSIVESGLDVPSANTLIVIGAEKFGLSQLYQLRGRVGRGVEKGYCYLLTSKDAKLTPSAIKRLEAMKKISPLGGGFQLAMKDLEIRGAGTLLGPKQSGFVNTVGLDLYIKLFEEVKTQKEEEDVKVNIPVEAFIPEDYIEDTKERSKVYGQLSRSENPEKVLKEIEKIHGVLPDLVNMFKIMKIKKLAKEIGIKEVSMTESGKLILTFSDSPNILPDTIVKFVKSKGATFTPDKKLYVDAKSLDDILKILEDLRSEE; this is translated from the coding sequence ATTTGTGGAGATGTTGGTTATGGAAAGACAGAAGTAGCAATGAGAGCCGCTATGAAAGCGGTCTCTGCAGGAAAGCAAGTAGCCCTTATTGCCCCGACTACAATTTTGGTTGACCAGCACTATAGAACCTTTAGGAAACGTTTCAAAGGTTTTCCTGTCAAGATAGAAGCAATTTCTCGCTTTAAGACAAAGAAGGAACAAAAGGAAATCTTAGAAAGACTCAAAAAAGGAGAAATAGATATAATTATTGGAACCCATAGACTTACTCAAGACGATGTAGAGTTTAAAAATTTAGGACTTTTAATAATAGATGAGGAACACCGTTTTGGAGTAAAAACAAAAGAAAAACTCACAAAAATGAAGAAAAACCTTGATGTTCTTTATCTTTCTGCTACTCCAATTCCAAGAACACTTTATTCTGCCCTTTCTGGATTTAGGGACATTTCCGTTATAGAAACGCCACCTCCCGGAAGAAGGGGAACAAAAGTAGTTGTTTCCAAATACTCAGATAAGATACTGAAAACAGCGATAGAGAGGGAGCTTGAAAGGAATGGACAGGTTTTTATTGTTCAAAACGATATAGATGAACTTGAACCTCTAAAAGAAAAAATAGAAACGATGTTTCCAGATGTTCCTATTGATATCGTTCATGGCCAGATGAAGGCAGACAAAATAGAGAGAGTAATGCACAACTTTTTTGAAGGGAAGATAAAAATCTTAATTTCAACTTCTATTGTTGAGTCAGGACTTGATGTTCCCTCTGCAAATACTTTAATCGTTATTGGAGCAGAAAAGTTTGGACTTTCTCAGCTTTATCAGCTTAGAGGAAGAGTTGGTAGAGGAGTTGAGAAAGGTTACTGTTATCTTCTAACTTCAAAGGATGCAAAACTCACACCTTCTGCTATTAAGAGACTTGAGGCAATGAAAAAAATTTCCCCTTTAGGTGGTGGTTTCCAGCTTGCAATGAAGGATTTAGAAATAAGAGGAGCTGGAACTTTACTTGGTCCAAAGCAGAGCGGTTTTGTTAACACTGTTGGCTTAGACCTTTACATAAAACTCTTTGAGGAGGTTAAGACTCAAAAAGAAGAGGAAGATGTAAAAGTTAACATACCGGTAGAGGCGTTTATTCCTGAGGACTACATAGAGGATACGAAAGAAAGGTCGAAGGTTTACGGTCAGCTTTCGAGGTCGGAAAACCCAGAAAAAGTTTTAAAAGAAATAGAGAAAATTCACGGTGTTCTGCCAGATCTTGTTAATATGTTCAAAATAATGAAGATAAAAAAACTTGCAAAAGAGATAGGTATTAAAGAAGTTTCTATGACAGAGTCAGGGAAGCTTATTTTAACTTTCAGTGATTCTCCCAACATCTTGCCGGATACCATAGTTAAGTTTGTAAAATCCAAAGGTGCAACTTTTACGCCGGATAAAAAACTTTACGTTGATGCTAAAAGCTTGGACGATATTCTAAAAATATTAGAAGATTTAAGGAGTGAAGAATGA
- the mutS gene encoding DNA mismatch repair protein MutS, with protein MAKKKTESNLTPALKQYLEIKEKYKDAILMFRMGDFFEMFFEDAEIASRELEIALTSRPFGKTGERAPMCGVPYHSVDGYIAKLVRKGYKVAICEQLEEPKPGKKVVDRGVVRVITPGTYFEDETEDRFLMSIYPSKDLFSVAFTELSTGDLFFTTVNEEGLKSILSKFKPIEIIVPSGFQDSSLIKEVLQDAKIEERDKDFFETRRVNTLDLERESEQKALAGLLDFIEETQLEFTPKIKPPKRYTGEKYIYLDPQTQKNLELVEPINERLTNASLFGVLNRTKTGMGRRLLKFWILHPLKNKKEIEERLLAVEELINNSSLREEVSEILSKVYDVERLLSKITSGIATPKDLASLRASLKVLKNLKKTLSNLKSPLLKKIYESFDDLYDIYCELERILVENPPFSPKEGGIVKEGVNKELDELRRIKSEGEKIIKSIEERERKRTGISSLKIGFNNVFGYYIEVSKANLHLVPKDYIRKQTLVNAERFITPELKEFEEKVLSSQERIEKLEYEIFVNLRRFVSQNAERIQNTAEKIGTIDVLLSFSKVAIERGYTKPEITESFEIRIKEGKHPVLEKFLEEDFIPNDVELTKEGFILIVTGPNMGGKSVYLRQTALITIMAQIGSFVPAKRAEIGIVDRVFSRVGAADNLTRGLSTFMMEMVETANILKNATSKSLVILDEIGRGTSTYDGMSIARAVVEYISTKVRAKTLFATHYHELTELEEKIEGVKNLHVSVEEVENKIIFTHKVLPGASEKSYGIHVAELAGLPKEVVERAKEILNEIERKEREEVEKTKEELPLLKVAEEKKVFYETKTKEVESEIVRELEKVEISTTTPLEALMILAKLKEKIKKRKGN; from the coding sequence GTGGCAAAGAAGAAAACAGAGAGTAATCTAACTCCAGCCTTAAAACAGTATTTAGAGATAAAGGAAAAGTACAAAGATGCAATCTTGATGTTCAGAATGGGAGACTTTTTTGAGATGTTTTTTGAGGATGCAGAAATTGCTTCAAGAGAGCTTGAGATAGCCTTAACTTCAAGGCCTTTTGGAAAAACTGGAGAGCGGGCACCAATGTGCGGTGTCCCTTACCACTCAGTAGATGGATACATAGCAAAACTTGTTAGGAAAGGTTATAAAGTTGCAATCTGTGAACAACTTGAAGAGCCAAAGCCTGGAAAAAAAGTTGTAGACAGGGGAGTTGTAAGAGTAATAACTCCTGGAACATACTTTGAAGATGAAACAGAGGATAGATTTTTAATGTCAATATACCCTTCAAAAGATCTTTTTAGCGTTGCCTTTACTGAACTTTCAACGGGAGATCTCTTTTTCACTACAGTTAATGAGGAAGGTTTAAAGTCCATCCTTTCAAAATTTAAACCAATAGAGATAATCGTTCCAAGCGGTTTTCAGGATTCCTCTTTAATAAAAGAGGTCTTACAGGACGCAAAAATAGAAGAAAGAGACAAAGACTTTTTCGAGACAAGAAGAGTAAACACTTTGGATTTAGAAAGGGAGAGTGAACAGAAAGCCTTAGCTGGACTTTTGGATTTTATAGAAGAAACACAACTAGAATTTACCCCAAAGATAAAACCTCCCAAAAGATACACTGGAGAAAAATACATATACCTTGACCCTCAAACTCAAAAGAACTTGGAACTTGTAGAACCAATAAACGAAAGACTTACAAATGCCTCTCTTTTTGGGGTCTTAAATAGAACAAAAACAGGAATGGGAAGAAGACTTCTAAAGTTCTGGATACTCCATCCTTTAAAGAATAAAAAGGAGATAGAAGAAAGACTTTTAGCCGTTGAGGAACTAATAAACAATTCCTCTCTAAGAGAAGAAGTTTCGGAAATTCTTTCAAAAGTTTACGATGTAGAAAGACTTTTATCAAAAATAACTTCCGGAATAGCAACTCCAAAAGACTTAGCTTCTTTAAGGGCTTCTTTAAAAGTTTTAAAGAACTTAAAGAAAACACTTTCCAATCTTAAATCTCCTCTTCTTAAGAAAATCTATGAAAGTTTTGACGACCTTTACGACATCTACTGCGAGCTTGAAAGAATTTTAGTGGAAAATCCTCCCTTTTCTCCCAAAGAAGGTGGAATTGTAAAAGAAGGAGTAAACAAAGAACTTGACGAACTAAGAAGAATAAAAAGTGAAGGAGAAAAAATTATTAAATCAATTGAAGAAAGGGAAAGAAAAAGAACCGGCATTTCGAGTTTGAAAATCGGTTTTAACAATGTCTTTGGTTATTATATAGAAGTTTCAAAGGCAAATTTACACCTTGTTCCTAAGGACTACATCAGAAAACAGACCCTTGTTAATGCAGAAAGATTTATAACTCCAGAGCTTAAGGAGTTTGAGGAGAAAGTTCTTTCTTCTCAAGAAAGAATAGAAAAACTTGAGTATGAAATTTTTGTAAACTTACGGCGATTTGTTTCGCAAAATGCCGAAAGAATTCAAAATACAGCGGAAAAAATAGGAACTATCGATGTTCTTCTTTCTTTTTCAAAAGTTGCAATAGAGAGAGGATATACAAAGCCTGAGATTACTGAAAGTTTTGAAATAAGGATAAAAGAAGGAAAACATCCTGTTCTTGAAAAGTTTCTTGAAGAGGACTTTATTCCCAACGATGTGGAATTAACAAAGGAAGGTTTCATCCTAATAGTTACCGGCCCAAACATGGGAGGAAAATCGGTTTATTTAAGACAAACCGCCCTTATCACAATAATGGCACAGATAGGTTCCTTTGTTCCTGCAAAACGTGCAGAAATTGGAATAGTTGATAGAGTATTTTCAAGGGTTGGAGCAGCGGACAACTTAACACGGGGTCTTTCTACCTTCATGATGGAAATGGTGGAAACTGCAAACATTTTGAAAAATGCAACTTCAAAAAGCCTTGTTATACTAGATGAAATAGGAAGGGGAACAAGCACTTACGATGGAATGAGTATTGCAAGGGCGGTGGTCGAATATATATCAACCAAAGTAAGAGCAAAAACCCTTTTTGCTACCCACTATCACGAACTTACAGAGTTAGAAGAAAAAATAGAAGGAGTAAAGAACCTTCATGTATCTGTAGAAGAAGTTGAAAATAAAATAATCTTTACTCACAAAGTCCTTCCGGGAGCATCTGAGAAATCTTACGGAATCCATGTTGCAGAGTTAGCAGGACTACCAAAAGAAGTTGTAGAGAGAGCAAAAGAGATCTTGAATGAAATTGAAAGAAAGGAAAGAGAAGAAGTAGAAAAAACTAAAGAAGAGCTCCCTCTTTTAAAGGTTGCAGAGGAAAAAAAGGTCTTTTACGAAACAAAAACGAAAGAAGTTGAAAGCGAAATTGTTAGAGAACTTGAAAAGGTTGAAATCTCAACGACAACTCCTCTAGAAGCTCTAATGATTTTAGCTAAGCTAAAGGAAAAAATAAAGAAGAGGAAAGGAAACTAA